From Bradyrhizobium sp. 4:
CACGGCGAGATCAAGCTCGCAGGCATGGCCAGCGAATTCTACCGCCGCCGCGTCGGCCAGCATCTCGAGATCGGCTTGAAGGCGCTGGAACGGCTCAAGCAGCAGGAATCCGAGCGGCTGCATTCGCGAAAGCTCCGCAGTTTCGCCGAAGTTGCGTTCCAGTAGGCGATGGATTGCCTTTGCTGCTGACAAGCAGCGGGATTTTCGGCATTTTCGGCGCGGGGGTCGACCGGGACGATTTGATGCCACTCATGCGCGACAGGATCATTGGCCATGATCTCGAACGGCTCGCCTTTCGCTTCACCATGCTGAACGACGACGAGGTCGTGCAGTGCCAGATCAGCGACGCCGCGATGGACGAGCTTGCGGGCATGCAGGGCACCGAAAGCAGCGCGCGGCAGGCCCAGTTCCTGTCGCTGCGCGAGACCATCGAGCGGCTCGCCTCAGACCTCTACGACGAGGCGCCGCGGGTCAGGGGTCACGTGGTGCGGATCTTTACGCGACATTTGCAGCGGTAGTTCCGCTCGATCCTCCGCATCATGCCCCGAAGCAGTTCATAAAGTATTCGCTAACCAAGCAACCGGTTCGCCGCAATCCTAAGACCTGCGAAACCAGACGTTATGCAACTGTGAATTGATGGCCCGTAGAGGTTAGGTCACGAAAATGGAGCCTCACGAGTGATCGCGTGACAAACGACATTGTTGGAAGCGACGCGATCCGCGGGGCTGGTCATGACGTCAAGGCGGACAAGACGCCACCAAACCATTGGCCGCTTGCAATTGCCGTAGCGATCGGATGCGGACTCGTGGGCCTTGCGCTCCGCTACTTCGCCCGGAAGCACGCGACCGACGACGCCATTCAGCATCTGATCCCCTGGTATGTCTTCGCTCGCGATCACGGTGTCGCTGGACTGGCCGAAGCCTTTACCAACTATACGCCGTTCTACAGCTATCTCCTGCTGATTGCCGCCCGATTTGATTGGCTAGGCGAGCCACTTTCCCATGTGAAAGCGATCTCGGCAGTATTCGAGTTGGGCTGCGCGATCACTGTGGCCCAGATCGTCTGGCGAGCGACAAAGTTGCCATTACGCGCTTCCCTGGCCTTCTGCGCGGTTTGGCTTGCACCGACGGTGATTTTCAATGGCGCAGTGTGGGCGGAGAGTGATTCGATCTGGACCTTCTTCACGCTGGTTTCCGTGGCGCTGTTCATGCAGGACCGAAATGGCGTTGCGTCATTTGCGATGGCCTTTTCGGTGAAGGCTCAGGGCGTGTTCCTGGGACCCTTCGTGCTCGGCATGATTCTGCGCCGCAGGATCCACCTGGCATGGCTCGCCACCGTTCCCGGGATCTATGTTGTCCTCGCCATTCCGGTTCTGGTCGCGGGGAGATCCTTGGCCTCCGTGTTCGCGGTCTATTTGGACCAGGCTCACACCTTCGATCGCCTCACCATGAACGCAGCGAACATCTGGGTGCTGGCTGGCGGAATGCCGTACGCGATCGGAGTCGCCGTCGGCATGGTGCTCGCGGCCGCGAGCGGGCTCGCCTTGTCGATCTTCATCGCGCGCTCTC
This genomic window contains:
- a CDS encoding DUF1488 family protein encodes the protein MPLMRDRIIGHDLERLAFRFTMLNDDEVVQCQISDAAMDELAGMQGTESSARQAQFLSLRETIERLASDLYDEAPRVRGHVVRIFTRHLQR